Proteins from a single region of Chryseobacterium sp. W4I1:
- a CDS encoding glycosyltransferase family A protein, with product MISVVIPLYNKEKYIKETILKVLNQTYQHFEIIIINDGSKDKGPDIVNEINDSRIKLFNKNNGGVSSARNLGIEKSQYEYIAFLDADDEWLPNHLEEINKLITKYKNSADIFVTNFARKYVTGNLINNRKPEELKEGIIIDYFKKVIRKGIIHTSCVCVSKKALLKANLFDERLSRGEDMDLWMRLAKEFGIAYSPVITEVYLQEAENNSKVKSDVTRSIIYHLDFSTVTSIDEKRYLKNLLYRKYASLLKNIDFSNFIKLMIKQGF from the coding sequence ATGATATCAGTAGTAATCCCTTTGTACAACAAAGAAAAATATATTAAGGAAACAATCCTTAAAGTGCTGAATCAAACATATCAGCATTTTGAAATAATTATTATTAATGATGGTAGTAAAGATAAAGGACCGGACATTGTCAATGAAATTAATGATTCAAGAATCAAATTATTCAATAAAAATAATGGAGGTGTTTCATCAGCCCGTAATTTAGGAATAGAGAAATCCCAATATGAATATATTGCATTTTTAGATGCTGATGATGAATGGTTACCCAATCATTTGGAAGAAATAAATAAGCTCATTACAAAATACAAAAACTCAGCAGATATTTTTGTTACTAATTTTGCAAGAAAATATGTTACAGGGAATCTCATAAATAACAGAAAACCGGAAGAGCTTAAGGAAGGAATTATTATAGATTATTTCAAAAAAGTGATCAGAAAAGGAATTATACACACATCTTGTGTCTGTGTAAGTAAAAAAGCATTGTTGAAAGCAAACCTATTTGATGAGCGTTTATCCAGAGGAGAAGACATGGATTTGTGGATGAGATTGGCTAAAGAATTTGGAATAGCCTATTCACCTGTAATTACTGAAGTGTATTTACAGGAAGCCGAAAACAACAGTAAGGTGAAGTCAGACGTTACAAGGTCTATTATCTACCATTTAGATTTTTCTACAGTAACTTCTATAGACGAAAAAAGATATTTGAAAAATTTACTCTATAGAAAATATGCTTCATTATTGAAGAATATTGATTTTTCAAACTTTATTAAATTAATGATTAAACAAGGTTTTTAG
- a CDS encoding EpsG family protein, whose translation MEAIIDAFNLRFTLVYLSVALFAVILINEYVSRRKNSDDIQNLLLLFYALVMILLIGIRDKKVGSDSERSLIYFTGARVVRSLSELKDIGTYFISLLARKLSDNYKAFFTLNAILYVVPIIIGIRNLTQKNRFLVFFIVISMFFFKTMGINTTRQGISFSFFFLAVTFFDKKKWLSIVFFIVAFFNHASIIIPIAVFLMSTKISNLKVIFSIYIVATILSLVNFNLNELLGKIPVINILVQERLDQYYAKGSQIAYKTGFRINFFAFNTIFAIIGYYTLKNIENIEEYLRYKRFYVTYMLTSSFFFLMFSAAFSDRFGFLSWIFIPFLMYPYTQTNKKIGFINLLGVFFICFSLFLIFNLK comes from the coding sequence ATGGAAGCTATTATAGATGCATTTAATCTGAGGTTTACACTTGTTTATTTAAGTGTAGCGCTTTTTGCTGTAATTCTAATCAATGAGTATGTTAGCAGAAGAAAAAACTCTGATGATATTCAAAATTTATTATTATTATTTTATGCATTGGTAATGATATTATTGATAGGCATTAGAGATAAAAAAGTAGGCTCGGATTCAGAAAGATCATTGATCTATTTTACCGGTGCCAGAGTTGTAAGATCTTTAAGTGAATTAAAGGATATAGGGACATATTTTATTTCATTACTAGCCCGTAAGCTGAGTGATAATTATAAAGCTTTTTTTACATTAAACGCTATACTGTATGTGGTGCCTATTATTATAGGTATAAGAAACTTAACTCAAAAAAACAGATTTCTTGTTTTTTTTATTGTGATAAGCATGTTTTTCTTTAAAACTATGGGAATTAATACAACAAGACAGGGAATTTCCTTCTCCTTCTTTTTCCTGGCAGTAACATTTTTTGATAAGAAAAAATGGTTATCTATTGTATTTTTTATTGTTGCGTTTTTCAATCACGCTTCTATTATTATTCCTATTGCCGTTTTTTTAATGTCCACTAAAATTAGTAATCTCAAAGTTATATTCTCCATTTATATAGTGGCTACGATACTGTCATTAGTGAATTTTAATCTCAATGAGCTTTTGGGTAAAATTCCTGTAATTAATATTTTGGTACAGGAAAGACTGGATCAATATTATGCAAAGGGTTCTCAAATTGCTTACAAGACTGGTTTTAGAATTAATTTTTTTGCATTTAATACCATATTTGCGATTATAGGTTATTATACTCTTAAAAATATTGAAAATATTGAAGAGTACTTAAGGTACAAAAGGTTCTATGTAACTTACATGCTGACATCATCTTTTTTCTTTCTTATGTTTTCAGCAGCTTTTAGTGACCGTTTTGGTTTTCTGTCTTGGATTTTCATTCCCTTCTTAATGTATCCATACACTCAAACCAATAAGAAAATAGGATTTATTAATCTATTAGGAGTTTTTTTTATTTGTTTTTCCCTGTTTTTAATTTTTAATTTAAAATAA
- a CDS encoding polysaccharide pyruvyl transferase family protein codes for MNISIKGAYGDSNFGDDLLMIVFEDFIHANIKNRSLNFIGSENNYVSKFLNDSSYNNGQKDDLLVYGGGTQFFSFIEKSTLRTKLKNNISNNPVKILKKVFQKISPNNEAVIKSEKAFLGFGLGPFNNNIQAIEFAKNQLKDSLFTGVRDQVSFGYCNDWNIKSFLGADVVFSSYFHKYVQNVPQTIGSNKIGIIVRDWDWKNSPADYQDQLINFVSSNPHLDVTFIVFAKDKDPKWMKRIQNYKSIVWNPEAMEINDFIKILNSFSTFITARYHGAIIAGLLGKKVICVEIEPKLRILTEQIPSFALWDDSFNIDKLNDLIELDLENNHQKYIEDLRSKADNMLNQFVKIYNSKFNGE; via the coding sequence ATGAATATATCAATAAAAGGAGCATATGGCGATAGTAATTTTGGTGATGATTTATTGATGATCGTATTTGAAGATTTCATTCATGCCAATATCAAAAACAGATCACTGAATTTTATAGGATCTGAAAATAATTATGTCTCAAAATTTTTAAATGATTCTTCATATAATAATGGTCAAAAAGATGATCTGTTAGTTTATGGTGGTGGAACGCAATTTTTTTCTTTTATAGAAAAATCTACTTTGAGAACTAAGCTGAAGAATAATATCTCCAATAACCCTGTTAAAATATTAAAAAAGGTATTCCAGAAAATAAGTCCTAATAATGAAGCTGTAATTAAAAGTGAAAAAGCTTTTCTGGGTTTTGGATTAGGTCCTTTTAATAATAATATTCAGGCTATAGAATTTGCAAAGAATCAATTAAAAGATTCACTTTTTACCGGAGTCAGAGATCAGGTTTCTTTTGGGTATTGCAATGATTGGAATATCAAATCATTTTTAGGAGCTGATGTGGTATTCTCGTCCTATTTTCATAAATATGTTCAAAATGTCCCACAGACTATTGGCTCAAATAAAATAGGAATTATTGTAAGAGACTGGGACTGGAAGAACAGTCCTGCGGATTATCAGGATCAGCTGATTAATTTTGTAAGTTCAAATCCGCATCTTGACGTTACATTTATTGTATTCGCAAAAGATAAAGATCCAAAATGGATGAAAAGGATCCAAAATTATAAAAGTATAGTCTGGAATCCTGAAGCAATGGAGATTAATGATTTTATAAAAATTTTAAATTCATTTTCTACATTTATTACGGCACGTTATCATGGAGCAATAATTGCCGGCTTGTTAGGGAAAAAAGTAATCTGCGTTGAAATAGAACCTAAATTAAGGATACTTACAGAGCAAATTCCATCATTTGCCCTATGGGATGATAGTTTTAATATCGATAAGCTTAATGATTTAATAGAATTGGATTTAGAAAATAATCATCAGAAGTATATAGAAGATCTTAGATCGAAAGCAGACAATATGTTGAATCAATTTGTAAAAATATATAATAGCAAATTTAATGGAGAATAA
- a CDS encoding lipopolysaccharide biosynthesis protein, producing the protein MNISSVLKKKMFKETLTYSIGSFGSKILSFLLVPFYTYFLTKKELGEYDLLLTTISLFAPLVSLQISDATYRWLIDKEYISENDKAKIMTNSIITLCIGYLIFCIGFSIYVFFNSFQYQGYFIILIFLNCLLPLLQSILRGQGNTKQFAINGILTTFLIVVFNIIFIYLLKLNVEGVFIANIVAYAVACIMIFYKVKIIQYFKFEYWDPKLIKSMASYSLPLIPNLMSWWAISSASKFIILHYMGAEGNGLYAVASRFPALLLVINSVLLLPLQDRILKEKDDTTFNRLLEKFIMFEITLAFILGVISPFMTKILVSKEYFESWQYMPYLYLGVGFNAIAGFLGLKYQKEKNTLKITITSLLGAIISIICSIILIQSLGLQGISISFLLGFYFMFVLRFWDILKSEKKQIRIKKLCLITSVLVIIIVINHFIKYYIS; encoded by the coding sequence ATGAATATATCTTCTGTGCTTAAAAAGAAGATGTTTAAAGAAACTTTAACCTATTCCATAGGAAGCTTTGGTTCAAAGATTCTTTCATTTTTATTAGTTCCTTTTTACACCTATTTCCTCACCAAAAAAGAATTGGGAGAATATGACTTACTGCTTACCACAATAAGTCTTTTTGCGCCACTAGTTTCATTACAAATTTCTGATGCAACGTACAGATGGTTAATTGATAAAGAATATATCAGTGAAAACGACAAGGCAAAAATTATGACCAATTCAATCATAACATTGTGTATAGGTTATCTTATTTTTTGCATCGGTTTTTCAATTTATGTCTTTTTTAATAGCTTTCAGTACCAGGGATATTTTATAATACTGATTTTTCTCAATTGTTTACTGCCTTTATTACAGAGTATTTTAAGAGGGCAAGGGAATACAAAACAATTTGCGATAAACGGAATCTTAACTACTTTTTTGATCGTAGTTTTTAATATCATTTTCATCTATTTATTAAAATTAAATGTTGAAGGTGTTTTTATTGCCAATATTGTAGCTTATGCAGTTGCATGTATTATGATTTTTTATAAAGTAAAAATAATTCAGTATTTCAAATTTGAATATTGGGATCCTAAGCTTATAAAATCAATGGCATCTTATTCTTTGCCTCTGATTCCTAATTTGATGAGTTGGTGGGCCATATCATCTGCAAGTAAGTTTATCATACTGCATTATATGGGTGCTGAAGGAAATGGGCTATACGCCGTAGCAAGCCGTTTTCCAGCCTTGCTTTTAGTGATCAATTCTGTTTTACTGTTGCCTTTACAAGACAGGATTTTAAAGGAGAAAGATGATACCACTTTTAATAGATTGCTGGAAAAGTTCATCATGTTTGAAATAACCTTAGCTTTTATCCTAGGAGTAATATCTCCTTTTATGACTAAAATACTGGTTTCAAAAGAGTATTTTGAATCTTGGCAATACATGCCTTATTTATATTTAGGAGTTGGATTCAATGCAATTGCTGGTTTTCTAGGGTTAAAATATCAGAAGGAAAAAAATACATTAAAAATAACAATTACATCTTTATTAGGAGCAATTATTTCAATTATATGTAGTATAATTCTCATACAATCTTTAGGATTACAGGGTATTTCGATTTCATTCCTACTTGGATTCTATTTTATGTTTGTGCTTAGATTCTGGGATATATTAAAATCTGAAAAAAAACAGATAAGAATTAAAAAACTTTGTTTAATTACATCTGTATTAGTTATTATTATAGTAATAAATCATTTTATAAAATATTATATTTCATGA
- the wecB gene encoding non-hydrolyzing UDP-N-acetylglucosamine 2-epimerase, with product MKKKHLIVFGTRPEAIKMAPLVKEFQREESFDTKVCVTAQHREMLDQVLSFFDIKPDYDLNLMKPGQNLYNLTADIITGMKSVLEDFNPDYVYVHGDTTTTMATSIASFYSGAKVCHVEAGLRTHDKRSPFPEEINRQVAGRIADYHFAPTEQSKHNLLAENTEEENILVTGNTVIDALFYSSAKVENIENKEIEALRTSVDLSKKIILVTGHRRENHGQGFINICEALKEIALKNSDVQIIYPVHLNPNVKGPVYEILSEIDNVLLIEPLAYPAFVWLMNQSYMIITDSGGIQEEAPSLGKPVLVMRDTTERPEAVDAGTVILVGTDKNKIVSEAQSLLNDTVRYQSMRELHNPYGDGTACERIMNFIKSK from the coding sequence ATGAAGAAAAAACATCTAATTGTTTTTGGAACCAGACCAGAAGCTATTAAAATGGCTCCTTTGGTAAAAGAATTTCAAAGAGAAGAATCATTCGACACTAAAGTTTGTGTTACAGCTCAGCATAGAGAGATGTTAGATCAGGTTTTAAGTTTTTTTGATATCAAACCAGATTATGATTTGAATTTAATGAAGCCCGGTCAGAACTTATATAATTTAACGGCTGATATTATCACTGGAATGAAATCTGTTTTAGAAGATTTTAATCCCGATTATGTTTATGTACATGGAGATACAACGACAACAATGGCGACCAGTATTGCAAGTTTTTATTCTGGAGCCAAAGTGTGCCATGTAGAAGCCGGACTAAGAACACATGACAAAAGATCTCCATTTCCGGAAGAAATTAACCGCCAGGTTGCGGGACGTATCGCTGATTATCATTTTGCCCCGACAGAACAATCAAAGCATAACTTATTAGCAGAGAATACCGAAGAAGAAAATATATTGGTTACCGGAAATACTGTGATAGATGCATTGTTCTATAGTTCAGCAAAGGTTGAAAATATAGAGAATAAGGAAATAGAAGCACTTAGAACAAGTGTAGACCTGTCCAAAAAAATTATACTTGTTACAGGACATAGAAGAGAAAATCATGGGCAGGGATTTATTAATATTTGCGAAGCATTAAAAGAGATAGCTCTCAAAAATTCAGATGTTCAGATTATTTATCCGGTACATCTGAATCCCAATGTAAAAGGCCCTGTGTATGAAATTTTATCTGAAATTGATAATGTACTACTGATAGAGCCTTTGGCATATCCTGCTTTTGTATGGTTAATGAACCAGTCTTATATGATCATTACTGATTCCGGAGGTATACAGGAGGAAGCTCCAAGCTTGGGAAAACCAGTATTGGTGATGCGTGATACCACAGAAAGGCCGGAGGCTGTTGATGCAGGTACGGTGATTCTGGTAGGTACAGATAAAAATAAAATTGTTTCAGAGGCGCAAAGTTTGTTAAATGATACCGTACGTTATCAATCTATGAGGGAATTGCATAATCCTTATGGTGACGGAACAGCATGTGAACGCATTATGAATTTTATAAAAAGTAAATAA
- a CDS encoding nucleotide sugar dehydrogenase gives MEKQYKIAVIGLGYVGLPLARLFATQYPVVGFDINKKRIEELNTGVDSTLEVENEILKSVLLQDNPLSSDTEKGLYCSYDINNIQDANIYVITVPTPVDKNNRPDLTPLYKASETVGKVLSKGDIVIYESTVYPGATEEECIPVLEKVSGLKFNEDFFAGYSPERINPGDKEHTVEKILKVTSGSTPEIGEKVDQLYKSVIIAGTHLAPTIKVAEAAKVIENSQRDINIAFVNELAKIFNILDIDTHAVLEAAGTKWNFLPFKPGLVGGHCIGVDPYYLAQKAQENGYHPEIILAGRRLNDSMGQYVASQLVKTMIKRKVAINGARVLNLGITFKENCPDVRNTKAVDVIHGLEDYALNVTTFDPWANPEEVKHEYNLNVVNEIPDEKFDAVILTVAHQEFTNIDLKNYLKEGGVIYDVKGVLKECDSKL, from the coding sequence GTGGAAAAACAATATAAAATTGCCGTTATCGGATTAGGGTATGTAGGTCTTCCTTTAGCCCGATTATTTGCAACCCAATATCCGGTTGTAGGTTTTGATATCAATAAGAAAAGAATTGAGGAACTGAATACAGGGGTAGACAGTACTCTGGAAGTAGAAAATGAGATCTTAAAATCTGTACTGCTGCAGGATAATCCTTTAAGCAGCGATACTGAAAAGGGACTATACTGCTCTTATGATATTAATAATATTCAGGATGCAAACATTTACGTTATTACAGTTCCGACTCCGGTTGATAAAAATAACCGTCCTGATCTTACACCCCTTTATAAAGCCTCAGAAACTGTAGGTAAGGTATTGTCTAAAGGCGATATTGTTATTTACGAATCTACTGTATATCCAGGTGCTACTGAAGAAGAATGTATTCCTGTTCTTGAAAAAGTGTCAGGATTGAAATTCAACGAAGATTTCTTTGCAGGATACTCTCCGGAGCGTATTAATCCGGGGGATAAAGAGCATACCGTAGAGAAGATCCTGAAGGTGACTTCAGGTTCAACACCGGAAATTGGTGAAAAAGTAGATCAATTATATAAATCTGTGATTATTGCAGGTACTCATTTGGCTCCTACGATTAAGGTAGCAGAAGCAGCCAAGGTAATTGAGAATTCACAGAGAGACATTAATATTGCCTTCGTTAATGAACTGGCAAAAATCTTTAATATTTTAGATATTGATACCCATGCAGTATTGGAAGCTGCAGGTACCAAATGGAACTTTTTACCCTTCAAACCAGGATTGGTGGGCGGACACTGTATCGGAGTAGATCCTTATTACCTTGCCCAGAAAGCACAGGAAAACGGTTATCATCCGGAAATTATACTGGCAGGACGCCGTCTGAATGATTCCATGGGACAGTATGTAGCTTCCCAGTTGGTAAAAACAATGATTAAACGTAAGGTAGCCATCAATGGTGCCAGAGTTTTAAACTTGGGAATAACCTTTAAAGAGAATTGCCCGGATGTCCGTAATACCAAAGCCGTGGATGTGATCCATGGTCTTGAGGATTATGCTTTAAACGTTACTACTTTCGATCCTTGGGCAAATCCTGAAGAAGTGAAACATGAGTATAACCTGAATGTTGTCAATGAAATTCCGGATGAAAAGTTTGATGCGGTTATCTTGACAGTAGCACATCAGGAATTCACAAATATAGATCTGAAAAACTATCTGAAGGAAGGAGGTGTGATTTATGACGTAAAAGGAGTCCTGAAAGAATGTGATTCTAAATTATAA
- a CDS encoding SDR family oxidoreductase: protein MHKILITGGAGFIGSNLTEYFLNKGHDVVCLDNFATGHRHNIEPFLNNPNYQLIEGDIRDLETCQKAVENVDYILHQAALGSVPRSIKDPATSNDVNVSGFLNMLIAARDAKVKRFVYAASSSTYGDSASLPKVEDIIGKPLSPYAITKYVNELYADVFGKTYGMECIGLRYFNVFGRRQDPNGAYAAVIPLFIKQLINHESPKINGTGDYSRDFTYIDNVIQMNELAMLTENPEAVNTVYNTAVGDRTTLNDLIGYLKKYLSEFDREIAGIDAIHGPNRVGDIPHSLASVEKAEKLLGYKPSHTIEKGLQEAISWYWENLK, encoded by the coding sequence ATGCATAAAATTTTAATAACAGGGGGAGCAGGATTTATCGGTTCCAACTTGACAGAATACTTTTTAAACAAAGGACACGATGTAGTTTGCCTGGATAATTTTGCAACAGGGCACCGTCATAATATTGAGCCTTTCCTTAATAATCCAAATTATCAACTGATTGAGGGAGATATTCGTGATCTGGAGACTTGCCAGAAAGCAGTGGAAAATGTTGATTATATTCTGCATCAAGCCGCTTTAGGATCTGTTCCTAGGTCTATTAAAGATCCTGCTACAAGCAATGATGTGAATGTTTCAGGATTTTTAAATATGCTGATTGCAGCACGGGATGCGAAAGTAAAACGTTTTGTATACGCTGCTTCATCATCAACTTATGGTGACTCTGCCTCGTTACCAAAGGTGGAAGATATTATCGGAAAGCCACTATCACCGTATGCTATTACCAAATATGTCAATGAGCTTTATGCTGATGTTTTTGGAAAAACTTATGGGATGGAATGTATCGGTTTGAGATATTTCAATGTATTTGGTCGAAGACAGGATCCTAACGGAGCTTATGCTGCCGTAATCCCATTATTTATAAAGCAATTAATCAATCATGAATCTCCGAAAATTAATGGGACCGGAGATTATTCCCGTGATTTCACTTACATAGATAATGTCATTCAGATGAATGAGCTGGCTATGCTGACTGAGAATCCTGAAGCAGTTAATACAGTTTATAATACAGCAGTGGGTGATCGTACGACACTAAATGATCTGATCGGGTATCTTAAAAAATATTTAAGTGAATTCGACAGAGAAATTGCAGGCATTGATGCGATCCACGGCCCGAACCGTGTCGGAGACATTCCGCATTCATTAGCCTCGGTAGAAAAAGCAGAAAAATTATTAGGATATAAACCAAGCCATACTATAGAAAAAGGTTTACAAGAAGCCATTAGCTGGTACTGGGAAAACTTAAAGTAA